The sequence TCTTACGGACGCTCTGCTGGTGCCGATAAAATAAAGGGAAGCGGGCTCGAGGTACGAGTAACGGAAATGCCATCGGACACCGACGTGCTCGTCCTCGGTGGCGGCTCGACCGGCTGTGGCATCGCCCGGGACCTGGCGATGCGCGGCCTCGAGGTCACCCTGCTCGAGCGCGGGACGCTGACGGACGGAACCACGGGTCGCATGCACGGACTCCTCCACAGCGGCGGCCGCTACGCGGTCTCTGACCGGGCGAGCGCCCGCGAGTGCATCGAGGAGAACCGGGTGCTGCGAGAGATCGCGGGCCACTGCGTCGAGGAGACTGGCGGGCTGTTCGTCAAGCGCCCCGAGGATCCCGACGAGTACTTCGAGGAGAAACTCGAGGGCTGTCGCGACTGCGGGATTCCGGCGCGCGTGCTCTCCGGGCGCGAGGCCCGCGCGAACGAACCCTACCTGGCCGCTGACGTCGAGCGCGCGATCGAGGTGCCCGACGGCGCGGTCGACCCGTTCCGCCTCTGTGTCGCGAACGCGATCGACGCCGAGAACCACGGCGCGCGCATCGAGACCCACGCCGAGGTGGTCGACCTGCTGTGCGACGGCGACGACGTCACCGGTGCCGTAGTCCGCCACGGCGCAGGCCCCGGTAAACGGACCGACGTGGCCGCGGGGAGCCTCGAGGAGATCACCGCCGAGTACGTCGTCAACGCGACGGGCGCGTGGGCCGGCCAGATCGGGGCGATGGCCGACCTCGAGATCGCCGTCCGCCCGTCGAAGGGTGTAATGACCATCATGAACGTCCGGCAGGTCGACACCGTGATCAACCGCTGCCGGCCGAAAGGCGACGCAGACATCGTGGTTCCCCACGAGACGACCGCCATCCTCGGCACCACGGACGTCGAAGTCGAGGACCCAGACGACTACCCCGAGGAGCGCTGGGAGGTCGACCTGATGATCGACAGCCTCGCCGAACTCGTGCCGATCCTCCGGGAGGCCCGGACGATCCGCTCGTTCTGGGGCGTTCGCCCGCTGTACGAACCGCCGGGGACCGGAACCGTCGATCCGACCGACATCACGCGGGACTTCTTCCTGCTCGATCACGCAGACCGCGACGAGGTAGCTGGAATCTCGAGCATCGTCGGGGGGAAGTTCACCACCTACCGCGCGATGGCGGAGGATATCGCAGACCACGTCTGCGACAAACTCGGCGTCCGGGCCTCGTGTGCGACCGCCGAGGAACCTCTGCCCGGGAGCGAGAACCTCGAGACGCTCGCGGCCGGCATGGACGACTTCGGGTTGCGCTCGCCGATCGCTCGCCGGTCGAAACAGCGTCTGGGAAGTCGCAGTCAGGCGGTACTCGAGTGCTCGGACCCGAACCCGGTGATCTGCCAGTGCGAGGGCGTCACGCGAGCGGAGATCCGTGACGCAATCGAGCAGTCCGGCGCGGACCTGAACGCCGTTCGCATCCGGACCCGGGCCTCGATGGGCAACTGCCAGGGTGGCTTTTGCTGTCAGGCGATGGCGACCGAACTCCATCCCGACCACGACGCCGACACCGTCCGCGCGGCCCTGTCGGAACTCGTTGCCGAGCGCTGGAAGGGCGAACGCCACGCCTGCTGGGGCGAACAGCTCTCCCAGGCGATGGTCAACTACGCGCTGTACGCGACGACGGCGAATCTGGACGCCGACCCGGCGAGCGACGCCGGGACGGATCCGGGGGATGGCTCGGACTCGCTCCCCTACGCAGCGTTCGACCGCGGTCCGGATCGCGAACCCGAGGGAGCGGCTCCTCGAGCGGGGACCGACCGCCCCGACACTCGAGGTGCCGGAACCGACGCCGGAGGTGGCCGCTGAATGGCCATCGAGGACGACGTCCTCGTAGTCGGTGGCGGCCTCGCCGGGGCGACCGCCGCGCTCGCGGCCGCGCGAGAGGACGTTCGCGTTCGCATCGTCAGCGCCACACAGAGCACCCTCCGGCAGGCGAGCGGACTGATCGACGTGCTGGGGTATCCGCCGGACGGTGCCGGTACCGAGGACCCGATCGTCGACCCGTTCGACGCCATCGCCGACCTGCCCACGGGCCACCCCTACGAGCGAGTCGGAGCCGACGCCGTCCGCGACGCGCTCGAGTTCTTCGACAGGGTCGCCGGCGACGCCTACGCCGGTTCCCACACCGACGTGAACGCGCTCGTGCCGACCTACGCCGGTCGGGTCAAGCCGACCGCCCGCTACCCGGCCGCGACGGCCGCCGGCCTCGCGAGCGACCCGCGAGACACCCTCCTCGTCGGCTTCGACACGATCCCCGACTTCGACGCGCCGCTCGCCGCCGGCCACCTCGAGGCCGCCGGCGTCCCGTTCGCCGTCCGGGGCGTGACGGTCTCATTTCCCGGCATCGAGCGGGACGACGCGAAGGTCACTCGCTACGCTCACCTGCTCGACCGGAACGAGCCCGTCTGGCGTGGCGGGAGCGAGACCGGCTCGCGGGCGGCCCTCGCCAGCGTCGTCGAGGATCGACTCGCAGGCGAGTCCCGCGTCGGGTTTCCGGCCATTCTGGGCGACGACCACGCAACCGCGGTCAGGACCGACCTCGAGGCGGCTCTGGACGTCGACGTCTTCGAGGTCCCGATGGGACCGCCCAGCCTGCCGGGATTGCGACTCGAGGACCTTCTTTACGGCGCGCTCGAGGACGCAGGCGTCCGGGTGACCACGGGAGTGCCGGTGGTCGACTACGAGTCGGCCCGCGGTGGGGCCGACGATCGAACCGGAGCGGACAGCGACCGGATCGGCCACGTCGTCGTCGACCGCAACGGCGCTGCGGTGCCCCACCGGGCCGACCAGTACGTCCTCGCGACGGGCGGTCTCGTCGGAACCGGAATCGAGTCGGATCGCGAGCAGGTTACCGAACCGGTCTTCGACTGCCACGTCGCGCACCCGGACGATCGGTACGACTGGTTCGTCGACGACGTCTTCGGCGACCAGCCCTACGCCCGGTTCGGCGTCGACGTCGACCGCGACCTCCGACCGCTCGAGGCCGGCGGCGGCCTCGAGTTTTCCAACCTGCGGGCCGCGGGTTCGGTCCTGAGCGGCTACGACTTCGCCGCCGAGAAGTCGGGCAGTGGCGTTTCGCTGGCGACGGGCTACGTCGCCGGCACGCGTGCAGCCGCGGAGGTGACGAGCTAATTCCATGAGCGATGCAGATACCACGGCCGATGCTGGCCGACCGACAGACGAGCACGCTGACGACGAGAACGACGCGTTCGAACCGATCGAGGTCTTCCCCGAGGCCGAGTCGATGGACCTCCGGCCCGGTGCCGACAGTTGCTACAAGTGTTCGACCTGCGATACGAACTGCCCCGTCGCGGAGGTCGACGAGGAGTTCCCCGGGCCGAAGTTCCAGGGGCCGGAGCAGTGGCGGCTCAAACGGCAGGACGACCACGACATCGACGAGACGGTGATGAAGTGCTCGAACTGCATGCGCTGCGATAGCGCCTGCCCGACGGACGTCCCGCTCTCCCAGATGCACAACACGGCTCGCGGGGCGTACGTCGACGACCAGATGAACACCCTCTCCCGCGAGTACGTCCGCAACCGGCTGCTCGCGAACTACCGCCGACTCGCGCCGCTCGCAGCCACGTTCCCGCGTACCGCGAATTTCGTGATGGGCCTATCTGCCGTGCGCTGGCTCGGCGAGAAGACCCTCGGGATCACGAGCGAGCGCGAGTTTCCGGAGTTCGCGACCGAGACGTTCCGTGAGTGGTTCACGGCTCGAGGTGGCGCGCACGTCGAGAACCCCGAGAAACGCATCGCCTACTTCCACGGTTGCTACGCGAACTTCAACACCCCAGCGGTCGCGAAGGCGCTCGTCCGGGTATACGAACACTTCGGCTACGAGGTGCTGGTCCCCGAACAGGACTGCTCGGGCACGCCGATGTTCGCCAACGGAATGCTCGCAGACGCTCGCCGAGCAGCAGAGACCAACGTCCGGGAACTCGCCGGGGCCCTCGAGGAGGGGGCGGACGTCATCACCTCGTGCAGTTCGTGTTCGATGTCGCTCCGCCAGGAGTACCCCGAACTGTTCGACTTCGTGGACACGGAGACGGTCGCCGCGAACACCTGGGACGCCCTCGAGTACCTGCGGGTCCACGAGGACCTCGAGGCCGCACTCGAGGGGGCCGCAGTCGGCGAGGAGTTCGACGACGTCGTCTATCACGCACCGTGTCATTCACGTAACCAGGGACTCGATAGCCAGACGATCGAAGTGATGAACGCGATCGACGGGATCGAGGCACACGACGTGGGGGATTCCTGTTCGGGGATCTCCGGAACCTACGGGTGGAAGGCCGAACGCTACGAGACGTCGATGGCGATCGGCGAGGAGATGTTCGAGCACATGGCCGCCGCACCGGCCGAAACGGGCCTGACGGAGTGTCCGACGTGTTCGATGCAGATGGAACACGGCTCTGGCTACCCCGTCTACCACACCCTCGAGGTGCTCGAGGCGGCGCTCGTCGGGTCGGAGGCTGACGGCACCGAATGAATCTCCGGGATCGCATCGCGAGACGACGATCCGTCCACCGGGACGCCTCCGTCGTCGTCGACCGGAGTCACCTGAGTCCCGTCGTCCACCGTTCGGACCCGGTCGGTCGTGGCCCCGTCTTCGAGCAACTGCTCGACGCACTCGAGCCAGTCTTCGACGACGGCCTCCCGGAGCCAGTCGCGGTGGTCGGTCCGGCCGGCTCCGGGACGTCTGCGATCGTCACCGCGCTGTTCGACGCACTGAACGATCGACTCGGTGACGCGAGCCGGGCGATCGGGACGACCACGCGCGACGAGCAGGTCGAGCCGGTCACCTGGTTCGTCTACGTCGACGGCCGACGCGTCGAGAGTCCCTTCGCGTTCTACCGGGCCGTCCTCTCGGTTCTCTCACCCGATCCCGTTCCGCAGAGCGGCATCGGAACCGATCAGCTTCGTGAGCGCCTGCGAGAGCGCCTCGCACGGCCCGACCGTCGCGCGGTCGTCGCCGTCGACCACCACGACGAACCGGAGACGCTGGCGTACGAACAGGCGTGTGACCTCCTCGAACCCGTCGCGGACTCGGTCTCGACGGTTGCCGTCGGCCAGCGCGAACCGGCCGGGTGGGCCGGCGAACGCGTATCGGTGCCCGCCTATCGCAGTCACGAACTGATCGACGTCCTCACGGACCGCGCCTCGACGGGGCTCGCCGCGGGCGCGCTCGATCACGAATCGGTCCGCGAACTCGCCGCGTGGGCCGACGGAAACGCCCACGACGCGCTCGCAGCGCTGTTCTCGGCTGCGGTGTGTGCAACCGCCGACGACGCCGACCGCATCGAAGAGGCCCACCTCGAACGAGCGAGGATGGACGTCCCCGACGACGGGGTCCACGTCGACCGTGCGCTCGCCCTCTCGAAGACGCGACAGCAGGTTCTCGTCGATCTCGTCGCGCTCGAAGACCGCGATCGGCCGATCAAAGCCATCGCGACGGAAATCGCCGACCGATCGGAACTGACCACGGGAACGGTGACGCGGTTTCTCTACGAACTCGCAGATCAGGGGGTGATCGAGCGGGTTCCGCTGTCGCGCGCCGGCAGCGGTCGCCGTCCCAGCACCGTCGTGGCGCGGTTCCCGACGATCGTCTTTCGCGAACAGAGTTCGGCGTCCGCAGGTTGCCCGCAGTAGTTTTCGCCTGTGGGACGGCCGGACAACGCTGCTTCCTGCCAAATTGACGCCACAATCGTTTTGCACCCGCGGTCGAAAACAAGAGCCAGCCCTAGCCGGAGTTATGACTATCACCTTCGACGCGACGACTGATCCTCCCGGCCTCGAGTTTCACGACTCGATCGAGCAGCGGCGACTGCAACTCGGGATCGACGGGTCCGTCGACCCCGAACCCGTCGCGGTCGAGACGTTCGAGTTTCCACTCAATACTGCCTGTACCGTCGAGACCGATGCGCTCAGGCTCGACCAGACCTGTTCGGTGACGATCCACGACGAAACCGGGCGAACCGAGGCCGCCCTCGGCACCGGCCAGACGGCCGAACTCGAGGATCGGCTGCAGTTCGTTGGCCTCAGTGGCCCGATCAAACTCTACTGTCGAGTCCCCGTCGCCGGAACGGTCGGAATCGGTATTACGGCGGTTCGGATCTCCCTCGAGCGCGAGGCGACCGTCGGCGTCGGCGCTCGTTCGTTGCACGACCGCCCCGCCGGCACGATCACGACCACTTCCGATATCGACGACATGATGGCGGCCGTCTCGGCGATGCCGTCGGCGTTGAAGACGACGTCACCGGAGCGCACGTGGCCGACCCTGCGCGGTCATCCGCCGCTGATCGAACTCGGCGATCGACTCGAGATTCCCGACCCGGTCGACGTTCCGGACAGTGACGTTTCTCTCGTCGTTCCGCCGAATTACCGCTCGGTGTTCCAGGCCGCCCCGCTCGCGTTCTTCCTCGGGGCGACCGTCCGTGCGGGCCAGGAGCCCCGGCTCGAGACGTCGGAATTTACCCACTCGCTGATCGAGGCCGGCTCGCTCGAGGATGGGATCGCGACCCTGTTGAAGCGCGTCTTCTTCCTCGATTCACTGGTTCGGATGGAGGGGGTCTTCCAGTACGACCTCTACGAGCGGTCGGTCCTCGAGGACGACCTGCCGTTCGAGTTCCGGGAGACCTACGACCTGTCGCTCACCGAGCGACTGGAACGGTACCTCGAGGTGCCGTTCGACCGGCTCGAACCGTACGTGCCGCGGTGGCCGTTGACCGCGCACGTTCCCGCGGATCCGGAGACCGTGGAACTGTTGCCGTTCGTGGTGAACGAACTGGGGATCGTCCGCGAGACTCGCGGGCAGGTCCCCGAGGCGATTCCGGAGCCCGAGCCTGCGACTGCCCAGCTGGTTCGGTCTGCAGCCGGGTCCCGGAGCCAGTCTCGCGCGCCACCGTCGTCGCCCGGCGAGTCGGTGTTCGTCCGTCCGGCGGTCGCCGACGAGTCGGTCGAACACGCCTGGTTTGGCGATGGGATTCCCAAGCAGGCCTCCAAGGCCACGGTCGAAGCCTACCGCAACCAGCTCGATCACGACGAGCGCACCGCCTCGATCGAGATCCTGCTCGTCTGTAACGACGCCCGGATGCTCGAGGAACACGACATCCTCGACGAGACCTACGGCAACCGGGAGACCCTGCCGTTCGAGATCGATTCGGAGTTCGGCGTCAGTACCCGACGACTCACCGAGTTACTCACCGGGGGTGGCTACGACTTCCTCCACTACATCGGTCACGCGACCGAAGACGGGATCGAGTGTGCAGACGGCGACCTCGACGTCCGTACGCTCGAGGCCGTGGACCTCGGCGTCTTCTTCCTCAACGCCTGTCGGTCCTACGAACAGGGACTGGCCCTGACCGAACGCGGTGCGTTCGGCGGCGTCAGCACCTACGCCGACGTCGTCAACGAAGACGCCGTCGAAGCAGGCGAGACGATGGCCCGCCTGCTCAACAGGGGCTTCCCGCTCCGAGGAGCCCTCGAGATCGCACAGGATCACTCCGCACTCGGCGATCAGTACCTGATCGTCGGTGACGGCTCAGCCGATATCGCCCAGTCGGACGGTGG is a genomic window of Natrarchaeobaculum aegyptiacum containing:
- the glpA gene encoding anaerobic glycerol-3-phosphate dehydrogenase subunit GlpA, which produces MPSDTDVLVLGGGSTGCGIARDLAMRGLEVTLLERGTLTDGTTGRMHGLLHSGGRYAVSDRASARECIEENRVLREIAGHCVEETGGLFVKRPEDPDEYFEEKLEGCRDCGIPARVLSGREARANEPYLAADVERAIEVPDGAVDPFRLCVANAIDAENHGARIETHAEVVDLLCDGDDVTGAVVRHGAGPGKRTDVAAGSLEEITAEYVVNATGAWAGQIGAMADLEIAVRPSKGVMTIMNVRQVDTVINRCRPKGDADIVVPHETTAILGTTDVEVEDPDDYPEERWEVDLMIDSLAELVPILREARTIRSFWGVRPLYEPPGTGTVDPTDITRDFFLLDHADRDEVAGISSIVGGKFTTYRAMAEDIADHVCDKLGVRASCATAEEPLPGSENLETLAAGMDDFGLRSPIARRSKQRLGSRSQAVLECSDPNPVICQCEGVTRAEIRDAIEQSGADLNAVRIRTRASMGNCQGGFCCQAMATELHPDHDADTVRAALSELVAERWKGERHACWGEQLSQAMVNYALYATTANLDADPASDAGTDPGDGSDSLPYAAFDRGPDREPEGAAPRAGTDRPDTRGAGTDAGGGR
- the glpB gene encoding glycerol-3-phosphate dehydrogenase subunit GlpB, which gives rise to MAIEDDVLVVGGGLAGATAALAAAREDVRVRIVSATQSTLRQASGLIDVLGYPPDGAGTEDPIVDPFDAIADLPTGHPYERVGADAVRDALEFFDRVAGDAYAGSHTDVNALVPTYAGRVKPTARYPAATAAGLASDPRDTLLVGFDTIPDFDAPLAAGHLEAAGVPFAVRGVTVSFPGIERDDAKVTRYAHLLDRNEPVWRGGSETGSRAALASVVEDRLAGESRVGFPAILGDDHATAVRTDLEAALDVDVFEVPMGPPSLPGLRLEDLLYGALEDAGVRVTTGVPVVDYESARGGADDRTGADSDRIGHVVVDRNGAAVPHRADQYVLATGGLVGTGIESDREQVTEPVFDCHVAHPDDRYDWFVDDVFGDQPYARFGVDVDRDLRPLEAGGGLEFSNLRAAGSVLSGYDFAAEKSGSGVSLATGYVAGTRAAAEVTS
- a CDS encoding anaerobic glycerol-3-phosphate dehydrogenase subunit C yields the protein MSDADTTADAGRPTDEHADDENDAFEPIEVFPEAESMDLRPGADSCYKCSTCDTNCPVAEVDEEFPGPKFQGPEQWRLKRQDDHDIDETVMKCSNCMRCDSACPTDVPLSQMHNTARGAYVDDQMNTLSREYVRNRLLANYRRLAPLAATFPRTANFVMGLSAVRWLGEKTLGITSEREFPEFATETFREWFTARGGAHVENPEKRIAYFHGCYANFNTPAVAKALVRVYEHFGYEVLVPEQDCSGTPMFANGMLADARRAAETNVRELAGALEEGADVITSCSSCSMSLRQEYPELFDFVDTETVAANTWDALEYLRVHEDLEAALEGAAVGEEFDDVVYHAPCHSRNQGLDSQTIEVMNAIDGIEAHDVGDSCSGISGTYGWKAERYETSMAIGEEMFEHMAAAPAETGLTECPTCSMQMEHGSGYPVYHTLEVLEAALVGSEADGTE
- a CDS encoding Cdc6/Cdc18 family protein, which encodes MNLRDRIARRRSVHRDASVVVDRSHLSPVVHRSDPVGRGPVFEQLLDALEPVFDDGLPEPVAVVGPAGSGTSAIVTALFDALNDRLGDASRAIGTTTRDEQVEPVTWFVYVDGRRVESPFAFYRAVLSVLSPDPVPQSGIGTDQLRERLRERLARPDRRAVVAVDHHDEPETLAYEQACDLLEPVADSVSTVAVGQREPAGWAGERVSVPAYRSHELIDVLTDRASTGLAAGALDHESVRELAAWADGNAHDALAALFSAAVCATADDADRIEEAHLERARMDVPDDGVHVDRALALSKTRQQVLVDLVALEDRDRPIKAIATEIADRSELTTGTVTRFLYELADQGVIERVPLSRAGSGRRPSTVVARFPTIVFREQSSASAGCPQ